The genome window atatttatagttgtggtttttaaagaaatatatatttcattaaaattattgtaagataaattttttatgtaaaataaataacaaataggtctttataaataaaaaaaatattattttagattatataaaattaaaaattaaaatataattatgtacaGAACtaatgcaaaaattaaaaagatatttagctaactaaataatttttgttgtaattaaagaaaaaaacaaaaactccaaTCAAAGTCACCTAAAAAGTCTAACccaagaggatgaaattgtatgTACAGACAAAAAATGACGTCATCACTCAGCCTCCAGTTAGGTTCAAGATGCCCTTTTTGTCGACGGTTTCACACGCTATTTTATTAACTAGTaactagtttttgttttctactttTCTCACCTTGAAAGTGGGGCCCCCACGAGGCCCCACCTAATGCAATATAATGTTAAATCATCCAAAATTCATATTCTTTTATACAAACAACTGTAATGTGTcaagtaattaaaatataaaataacaaaattctttGTTATATATTATGGGAAATTGAAATGATGATCtaaacagtgttttttttttaattttaaaatttattattgtttaaaaatagtttttttatgtatttatatggttttaaaaataaaaaatcattgtcaTATTTTCATAAACCTCTCGTAATAATGTGATAAAGAAATCTACCTGCAATAATAGAAAATCCGTTGGGCCtcctaaaataaatcatattctatGGCAGCTTGGTCTTCATGGCTTTCACTTCACGTgattaggtttaggtttaggtttttgttttgctctctctctctctctctctctctctctctgtgaaAGAGTGGTGAAGCACCAAACCACTTTTGATTCTGAAGCAACGTTCGAAATTCAAACACCATTTCCTTTGTTCAAGGTGAAGAAGAATCAGCTTATCAATTAGTAACTGCTTCTTTACCTAAAAGTCAATTTGGTTAGGCTGCCTGCATTATTTACTTTAGTCTttgtttactatttattttttaaaatattttttagttaaaaatatattaaaataatatttttttattttttaaaatttatttttaatatttgtatatgAAGGTATAAAAACACACTCTAAGAGAATATGACACGTTGTCATGGGCCTCAGCCTCCGTATCATCATCCAtcatattctaattaattagccgaaggtaattaaaaaaagaaaaaaaaagaagaagaaggggaagggggGAAGGCGTTGATTTTTCTATACATTGCAAGAGAGGTTCAAAACCAGAAgctaaacaaacaaataaaataaagccgaCAACAAAACGCGTCTAATATAGTTCGACTCCATTTCTCAACTACAACCTTCATTTTGCCTACAAACATAGAGAGTTTATTTTGACAAACATTTTGCTGCTGACTCTTTCCATATCTCTCCCAATCCTTTCTCTTTagctgctgcttcttcttcttctgcctcCCATTCTTCACTTTCGGTCGGACACCGTCCCGAGCAAAACCTGAGTCTATTTAGGTGGCAAAGAACTGAACCTAAAACGGTCATGTTCATGTCTGTTTCATTCCCTATACGAAAACCAGATTAATAACAAGCTTTTCCATCTTCGGTTATATGGGTGTCTCGTAATTGTTTGCAAATGAAAATTCCTCTCTTTACATGGCTTTTCTTGATACCCTTTTTGACAATATTCTTTGGTGTCAATGTGTGTTTGGTTTCTGGCCAGTGCCGGAAAGATCAGCAATCCTTGTTACTCCAATTAAAGAACACTCTCGTGTTTGATCAATCTGTATCTGCAAAACTAGTGAAGTGGAATTCAACCCCAGATTGCTGCGACTGGCCAGGCATAACTTGCGATGAGGGTAGTGGTCGTGTTATCAGCCTGGACTTGAGCTCCGAACGAATCACTGGTGGACTTGGCGATTCAAGCGGGCTTTACAGACTTCAATTTCTTCAGAGTCTAAACTTGTCTTTCAACAGCTTCAGCACAGCTCTGCCAGTCGGGTTTGCCAACCTCACGGATTTGATTTCACTGAATTTGTCCAATGCTGGCTTTACAGGCCAGATTCCAAATGATTTCTCAAAGCTGACAAAGTTGGTCAGTCTTGATTTGTCTGCCCTTTCCTTCCCTGGAAGTCCTGCACTGAAACTCGAGCAGCCTAATTTTGCAACATTGGTTCAAAATCTCACACACCTAACAGAGCTCCTTCTTGATGGTGTTAATATATCAGCACACGGCAATGACTGGTGCAAGGCCTTATCATCGTCACTGCCTAATCTAAAAGTGCTGAGCATGTCCAACTGCTATCTCTCAGGCCCTCTTGATGCTTCCCTTGCAAAGCTTCAGTCTCTTTCAATAATTCGTTTGAGCGGTAATAATTTGTCTACTCCAGTTCCAGAATTCCTTGCAAATTACTCGAAATTGACTGCCTTGCAGCTCAGCTCTTGCCAGTTGAACGGTATATTTCCACAAGCTATATTCCAGGTACCAACACTAGAGATCCTTGACTTACAATACAACAAATTCCTTCAGGGTTCTTTTCCGGAGTTCCATCAGAATCTCTCTCTTCGGACCCTCCTGCTCAGTAacacaaatttttcaggaaCATTACCACAGTCCATTGGTGAACTCCAGAAATTATCCAGAATAGAGCTAGCGGGTAACAATTTCACTGGACCAATTCCAAATTCAATGGCTAATCTCACCCAGCTGTTTTATCTGGACTTGTTATCCAACAAGTTCACAGGCACACTCCCATCATTCCGCAAGTCCAAGAATCTCACCTATGTAGATGTCTCTCACAATCAACTAAAAGGTGAGATTCCATCCGGTCACTGGGAAGGCCTTCGAAGCCTCACCTATGTTGATTTAGGGTACAATGCATTCAACGGGAGCATCCCCTCATCGCTGTTTGCAATCCCGTCGCTGCAGAAGATACAGCTTTCCAACAACCGATTTGGGGGACAGATTCCTGAGTTTCCAAACGTGTCTTCCTCTCTTTTGGATACCCTGGATTTGAGCAGCAACAAGTTAGAAGGTCCTATTCCCAGTTCTGTCTTTGGTCTTGCAAAACTCAATGTCCTTGAACTTTCATCCAATATGCTCAACGACACCTTGCAATTACATTGGATTCAGAAACTTCCCAATCTCACCACACTTGGCCTCTCATACAACAACTTGACCGTGAAATCAAGTGGTGGCAATTCCAACATGTCTTCCCTTCCCCAAATCAAGAAACTAAGATTAGCTTCTTGCGACCTGGGAATGTTTCCAGATCTAAGGAACCAATCAAAACTCTTCCATTTAGACCTTTCAGACAACCAAATTACTGGGCCGGTACCTGGTTGGATTTCAGAACTTATTCTTCTTCAATATCTGAATCTTTCACGCAATCTTCTGGTTGATCTAGAAAGACCTTTGTCTCTTCCTGGTCTTAGCATCTTAGACCTGCATCATAACCAGCTCCAAGGGAGCATTCCAGTTCCTCCATCATATATTACCTATGTGGATTACTCAAGCAATAAATTTTCTTCCTTCATCCCCCCTAACATTGGTAATTACTTCAACTTTAcccttttcttctccctttcaAATAATCACCTTACCGGAGAAATACCGCAATCGATATGCAATACCGAATGGCTACAAGTTCTTGACTTGTCTAACAACAGTTTGAGTGGAGCAATACCATCCTGTTTAATTGATAAGATTAAGACTCTTCGTGTTCTAAATTTAAGGAGAAACAACTTCGATGGAATTATTCCTGATAAATTTCCAAGAAGCTGTGAATTGAAGACTCTGGATCTGAGTGGAAACAACTTGCAAGGGCAGGTTCCAAAATCTCTGGCAAATTGCACTATGTTAGAGGTCTTAGACCTTGGGAACAATCAAATCAATGACAGCTTCCCGTGTCTTCTTAAGAGCATATCGAGTTTTCGTGTCCTTGTTCTGCGAAACAACATGTTCTCAGGGCATATTGGATGTCCACAAATCGAAGGCACTTGGCCAAGGCTTCAGATCGTCGACCTAGCTTTCAACCATTTCATAGGAAATCTATCAGATATTTGCTTGAAAACGTGGGAAGGAATGATGGAAGGTGGAAACAGAAGCCTTGACCACATAAGATATGATCCCCTGCAGCTGACGAATGGACTGTATTATCAAGATTCAATAACAGTCACAGTCAAGGGTCTCGAGCTGGAGCTGGTGAAGATATTAACTGTCTTTACCTCTGCTGACTTTTCAAGCAACAACTTTGAAGGGCCAATACCAGATGCCATAGGAAAGTTCAATGCCCTCTATGTTCTCAACTTGTCACATAATGTACTCACAGGCCAAATTCCATCATCTTTAGGCAACCTGTCACAGCTCGAGTCCTTAGATCTCTCATCTAACCAATTGTCTGGACAAATCCCAGCACAGCTAACAAGCCTGACATTCCTTTCAGTCCTGAATCTCTCATATAACAGGCTAGTGGGACGGATCCCAACAGGCAATCAATTCCTGACGTTCTCATCCGATTCCTTTGAAGGTAACCAAGGATTATGCGGGCCTCCGTTAAAATTAGCATGCTCCAATACCAATGAATCAAATTCTACACGGGGAAGCAAC of Populus trichocarpa isolate Nisqually-1 chromosome 16, P.trichocarpa_v4.1, whole genome shotgun sequence contains these proteins:
- the LOC7460373 gene encoding receptor-like protein 40 encodes the protein MKIPLFTWLFLIPFLTIFFGVNVCLVSGQCRKDQQSLLLQLKNTLVFDQSVSAKLVKWNSTPDCCDWPGITCDEGSGRVISLDLSSERITGGLGDSSGLYRLQFLQSLNLSFNSFSTALPVGFANLTDLISLNLSNAGFTGQIPNDFSKLTKLVSLDLSALSFPGSPALKLEQPNFATLVQNLTHLTELLLDGVNISAHGNDWCKALSSSLPNLKVLSMSNCYLSGPLDASLAKLQSLSIIRLSGNNLSTPVPEFLANYSKLTALQLSSCQLNGIFPQAIFQVPTLEILDLQYNKFLQGSFPEFHQNLSLRTLLLSNTNFSGTLPQSIGELQKLSRIELAGNNFTGPIPNSMANLTQLFYLDLLSNKFTGTLPSFRKSKNLTYVDVSHNQLKGEIPSGHWEGLRSLTYVDLGYNAFNGSIPSSLFAIPSLQKIQLSNNRFGGQIPEFPNVSSSLLDTLDLSSNKLEGPIPSSVFGLAKLNVLELSSNMLNDTLQLHWIQKLPNLTTLGLSYNNLTVKSSGGNSNMSSLPQIKKLRLASCDLGMFPDLRNQSKLFHLDLSDNQITGPVPGWISELILLQYLNLSRNLLVDLERPLSLPGLSILDLHHNQLQGSIPVPPSYITYVDYSSNKFSSFIPPNIGNYFNFTLFFSLSNNHLTGEIPQSICNTEWLQVLDLSNNSLSGAIPSCLIDKIKTLRVLNLRRNNFDGIIPDKFPRSCELKTLDLSGNNLQGQVPKSLANCTMLEVLDLGNNQINDSFPCLLKSISSFRVLVLRNNMFSGHIGCPQIEGTWPRLQIVDLAFNHFIGNLSDICLKTWEGMMEGGNRSLDHIRYDPLQLTNGLYYQDSITVTVKGLELELVKILTVFTSADFSSNNFEGPIPDAIGKFNALYVLNLSHNVLTGQIPSSLGNLSQLESLDLSSNQLSGQIPAQLTSLTFLSVLNLSYNRLVGRIPTGNQFLTFSSDSFEGNQGLCGPPLKLACSNTNESNSTRGSNQRKEFDWQFIVPGLGFGLGSGIVVAPLLFSKKINKCYDDRIDKILLVLLPMLGFRYYARGDWRIEPEETSEEEDNTDAAAAADDDDEVEVEVDNEDYFGGRYCVFCTKLDITIKKVIHDPKCVCYQSPPISSSSSSFSSFSPS